From a region of the Cyprinus carpio isolate SPL01 chromosome A18, ASM1834038v1, whole genome shotgun sequence genome:
- the LOC109072038 gene encoding dual specificity protein phosphatase 8-like produces the protein MPVDLVIPPPLWTDMHESEMRLKMRVRRIKEGRDLRGGFAAFSSCFPDLCESKPATILPLSLSQPCLPVANVGPTRILPHLYLGSQRDVLNKELMTQNGITYVLNASNTCPKPDFISDNHFMRIPVNDSYCEKLLPWLEKTNEFIDKAKVSNCRVIVHCLAGISRSATIAIAYIMKTMGLSSDDAYRFVKDRRPSISPNFNFLGQLLEFERGLQMKKSLPCEPIRLSGKPNEKVEEVQKMEQERSESERCDQRTTEITVKPPLPTSLQKDLSSLHLSNERILQNKRLKCSFSLDIKSVYSSSQNQQSSPNSSSSDSENIPKLCRLDSLRNSNGVCQYPSTMNHPSPTESQCTDVTSKSRMSQQSERWENGGLERLTLSLNLKQDNCGPRPQDPICKTNLKAPSFLSLPLGTSASWTTHRGSNEATTPITPTGDCHWFLGTNLAPSGTGSSVHIGSSPACGNSKPSKHGRDKTPEPLDFQNNWLEDGKAVVCSVSQVDMKYKRRSCQMEFEEGINTTQSSEEFGKLGKQSSFSGSMEVIEVS, from the exons ATGCCCGTTGACTTGGTGATCCCTCCTCCGCTGTGGACAGACATGCACGAGAGCGAGATGAGGCTGAAGATGCGCGTCAGGCGCATCAAAGAAGGGCGAGATCTGAGAG GTGGCTTTGCAGCATTCTCTTCCTGTTTTCCCGACCTGTGTGAGAGTAAACCAGCCACTATTCTACCTCTCAGCCTGTCCCAACCCTGTTTACCTGTGGCCAACGTCGGACCCACCCGCATCCTGCCCCACCTGTACTTGGGCTCCCAAAGAGACGTCCTCAATAAG GAACTGATGACTCAGAATGGAATCACCTATGTTCTCAATGCCAGCAACACCTGCCCCAAACCTGACTTCATCAGCGACAACCACTTCATGCGCATTCCCGTCAACGACAGCTACTGCGAGAAGCTGCTTCCTTGGTTGGAAAAAACCAACGAGTTCATTG ACAAAGCCAAGGTGTCAAACTGCAGAGTCATCGTCCATTGCTTGGCTGGCATATCCCGCTCTGCAACCATTGCCATTGCCTACATCATGAAAACTATGGGCCTGTCTTCAGATGATGCCTACAG GTTTGTAAAGGACCGTCGGCCATCAATATCTCCGAACTTCAACTTCTTGGGTCAGCTGCTGGAGTTCGAGAGAGGCTTGCAGATGAAGAAGAGTCTACCCTGTGAGCCTATAAGGTTATCAGGGAAGCCAAATGAAAAGGTGGAGGAGGTCCAGAAGATGGAACAGGAACGCTCGGAGAGCGAACGCTGTGACCAGCGGACTACAGAGATCACCGTAAAGCCTCCATTGCCTACATCACTGCAGAAAGACCTAAGCTCCCTTCACCTGTCCAATGAACGGATCCTTCAAAACAAACGGCTCAAGTGCTCCTTCTCCCTTGACATCAAGTCTGTCTACTCCTCGAGCCAAAACCAGCAATCTTCTCCAAACTCCTCATCGTCAGACTCTGAAAACATACCCAAACTCTGCAGACTTGACAGCCTGAGGAACAGCAATGGAGTATGCCAGTACCCTTCAACGATGAACCACCCAAGCCCTACGGAGTCACAGTGTACTGATGTGACTAGCAAGTCCAGGATGAGCCAGCAGAGCGAGAGGTGGGAAAATGGTGGCTTGGAGAGGTTAACTCTTTCCCTCAATCTGAAGCAGGATAACTGCGGGCCAAGACCCCAGGATCCCATTTGCAAGACCAACTTGAAGGCGCCTTCTTTCCTCAGCTTGCCGCTGGGTACGTCTGCTTCTTGGACCACACACAGAGGCTCAAATGAGGCCACCACCCCTATCACACCCACGGGTGACTGCCATTGGTTCTTAGGCACTAATTTGGCACCATCTGGAACAGGCAGCTCCGTGCACATAGGCAGCAGTCCTGCCTGTGGCAACTCCAAGCCCAGCAAACATGGAAGGGACAAAACGCCAGAGCCGCTGGACTTTCAAAACAATTGGCTCGAGGATGGGAAAGCAGTAGTGTGCAGTGTATCGCAAGTGGACATGAAGTACAAGCGCCGCAGCTGCCAGATGGAGTTCGAAGAGGGTATTAACACAACACAAAGCAGCGAGGAATTTGGGAAGCTGGGCAAGCAATCCAGTTTCTCTGGCAGCATGGAGGTCATCGAGGTATCCTGA